A stretch of the Vitis riparia cultivar Riparia Gloire de Montpellier isolate 1030 chromosome 13, EGFV_Vit.rip_1.0, whole genome shotgun sequence genome encodes the following:
- the LOC117928215 gene encoding probable calcium-binding protein CML25 translates to MSMKFNKCLFGHKKKNNSKANSPFESHEASSFSINVTSMIQELERVSKQLNYSDLELKKEEASVSSSKCDDPNNQALEKLEFILSTEFKVDKNGFISAEEILRVMRKRGREYLIKECENIIRNLDPNANGMIKFKEFKHKLMALGSYVVEVLKNP, encoded by the coding sequence ATGAGTATGAAATTCAATAAGTGCCTTTTTGGTcacaagaagaaaaacaattctaaagcCAATTCTCCTTTTGAAAGCCATGAAGCGTCATCGTTTTCTATTAATGTGACAAGCATGATCCAAGAGCTTGAAAGAGTGTCCAAACAGTTAAACTATTCTGATcttgagttgaaaaaagaaGAGGCTAGTGTTTCATCATCTAAATGTGATGATCCAAATAACCAAGCTTTGGAGAAGCTAGAGTTCATCTTATCGACAGAATTCAAGGTTGACAAAAATGGGTTTATCTCTGCAGAGGAGATCTTGAGGGTGATGAGGAAAAGAGGTCGTGAGTATTTGATCAAAGAGTGTGAGAATATCATCAGAAACTTGGACCCAAACGCAAATGGTATGATTAAGTTTAAAGAGTTTAAGCACAAACTTATGGCTCTTGGTTCGTATGTTGTCgaagttttgaaaaatccatAG
- the LOC117929255 gene encoding F-box/kelch-repeat protein At3g23880-like produces the protein MATDVSRWKEMLDNSMSGNFLSENLIDIHLRLPVKSIVRFRCVCKSWCTLFDDPDFISMHLRQASASSNGRLLFKHLSSSEQEIYSLRSNIAFAEVRRLEVPVPSKTDYYQIVGSSNGLICLTESNFKGSYLSLNTFLWNPAIREFETLPKYHINNFTSPLMVVGLGFAFHPVINDYKVVRIVYFMRNKTSEADLYSLRTGSWRKVDANICCYIHSNVSRTFINGALHWLAGKKNEMDNTDNLILSFDMARDVFKEMMLPDFGYDELIRKCLADYKGSLSVLFYDAYHSNENCDVWVMEEYGVAKSWTKHFTIRHEIEIIIPFEFFDNGEAILQKKKSGGFISWDPDGIRFRDLGVSGPARLVEYMESLVSPRGGNGSAGQLLFYSTSASTTPGSTKEIDVGVKEGEVEGEDEASRRSSKGSV, from the coding sequence ATGGCTACAGATGTGTCTCGCTGGAAAGAAATGCTGGACAATTCAATGTCCGGCAACTTCTTGAGTGAAAATTTGATCGATATCCATTTACGGTTACCCGTCAAGTCTATTGTTCGATTTAGGTGTGTTTGCAAATCATGGTGCACTCTATTCGATGATCCCGATTTCATTAGTATGCATCTCAGGCAGGCCTCTGCAAGCAGTAATGGTCGTCTGCTCTTTAAACATCTGTCCAGCTCTGAGCAAGAAATTTACTCCTTACGAAGCAACATAGCTTTTGCGGAAGTGCGCAGACTGGAAGTACCCGTTCCAAGCAAGACAGATTATTACCAAATAGTGGGATCCAGCAATGGGTTGATTTGTCTGACGGAATCTAACTTCAAGGGTTCATATCTCAGCCTGAACACATTTCTCTGGAACCCAGCTATTCGAGAATTTGAAACCCTGccaaaatatcatatcaacaATTTCACAAGTCCGCTCATGGTGGTGGGTCTGGGGTTTGCATTTCACCCAGTGATCAACGACTACAAAGTGGTAAGAATAGTGTATTTTATGAGAAATAAAACATCCGAAGCTGATCTCTACTCGCTAAGGACAGGGTCGTGGAGGAAAGTGGATGCCAATATCTGCTGCTACATCCACAGTAACGTGTCACGGACATTTATCAATGGAGCTTTACATTGGTTGGCAGGTAAGAAAAATGAGATGGACAATACTGATAATTTGATCCTATCGTTTGACATGGCTAGGGATGTTTTCAAGGAGATGATGCTGCCGGACTTCGGCTATGACGAGCTGATCCGCAAATGTCTTGCAGACTACAAGGGTTCCCTTTCTGTCTTGTTTTATGACGCCTATCACAGCAATGAAAATTGTGACGTGTGGGTAATGGAGGAGTACGGTGTTGCCAAGTCTTGGACTAAACACTTTACCATCCGCCATGAGATTGAAATTATTATACCATTCGAGTTCTTCGATAACGGGGAGGCTATActccagaagaagaagagtgGAGGATTTATTTCATGGGACCCGGATGGGATCAGGTTCAGGGATCTTGGAGTTTCAGGGCCTGCTCGTCTGGTTGAATACATGGAGAGCCTGGTTTCACCTAGGGGAGGGAATGGATCAGCCGGGCAGCTTCTTTTCTATAGTACTTCAGCTTCCACCACCCCTGGTTCTACTAAGGAGATTGACGTCGGGGTTAAAGAAGGTGAGGTGGAGGGAGAAGATGAAGCGAGTAGAAGATCCAGCAAAGGCAGTGTTTGA
- the LOC117928834 gene encoding two-component response regulator ORR9-like, whose translation MDMAIEAQFHVLAVDDNLIDRKLIEKLLKTSSFQVTAVDSGSKALEFLGLQEEEQRNHHPQEMEVNLIITDYSMPGMTGYDLLRKIKESSSLKDIPVVIMSSENIPSRINRCLEEGAEDFFLKPVQLSDVSKLRPHLLRRKAEEEEEKPKRNIRKRKTIEESLTHMLMEDLNKFISIEDIFGELNYEFSHKRWKFGS comes from the exons ATGGATATGGCAATAGAGGCACAGTTCCATGTTCTTGCTGTTGATGACAACCTCATAGAtagaaaattgattgaaaaGCTCCTCAAAACCTCTTCTTTTCAAG TTACTGCTGTGGATTCTGGGAGTAAGGCTCTGGAATTTCTGGGTTTGCAAGAGGAAGAGCAGAGGAATCATCATCCCCAA GAAATGGaagtaaatttaattatcaCAGATTATTCCATGCCTGGAATGACTGGCTATGATCTCCTCAGAAAGATCAAG GAATCTTCATCTCTGAAAGACATACCAGTTGTGATCATGTCCTCTGAGAATATCCCCTCAAGGATTAACAG ATGTCTGGAAGAAGGAGCAGAAGATTTCTTCCTGAAGCCGGTCCAATTATCAGATGTGAGCAAGCTTAGACCCCATTTACTGAGAAGAAAAgctgaggaagaagaagaaaaacccaagagaaatattagaaaaagaaagacaattGAAGAGAGCCTCACCCATATGCTGATGGAGGATTTGAATAAGTTCATCTCGATTGAAGACATTTTTGGAGAGTTGAATTATGAATTCTCACATAAACGTTGGAAGTTTGGATCTTAG